A single region of the Zygotorulaspora mrakii chromosome 4, complete sequence genome encodes:
- a CDS encoding uncharacterized protein (Ty-like retrotransposon), whose amino-acid sequence MDRGSEYTNKTIRNFFKEYGIIPCYTSVGDSKANGVAERLNYTLLDDCRTLLRSSNLPLHLWFYAVQFSTLMRNSLITSSVGTSSRAKAGLTGLDVSTILPFGQRVMVNIPPKNKLRPRGIVGFALTPSAESHGYLIYIPSKHTVTDTTNYLIIRGDPHDRTDDADAVIAPLLDQLEARQDGEFDNNMSTHSGGMEMDVSIHSGGTIHQRPVSPTPTADNLSTSSGGNDPIQTGTTDTTEVIPEYIPEGNNDVLGPDIHDDPPEHTNDDPPEHTSDEIADNIEEHGSNMINEDPRINLQSANHAVTYDNTEGDDQPTQNEPTSNPINDPANDHPSSAIIDSTKTPDPIPDTVSRRTINNDIDPSSAIASTVGIQASAYDDVAPITEDERTTSSTSTAELDPLPSEEDSPVPESTTVATPDSETPESISNVGGNDQSPEVNAKSLEERKNRIFQYRNGDIPRVKPPSTKRKSNLALGEIEDRTQRKRPKRHILYVNAVHSNPTPHVKPSLSYYEAIVNNDDKNDAKGYNEAYMKEYDQLIKMKTWDPNKPMNEKTIPRQQIINSMFIFNTKRDGRKKCRFVARGDQQKAGTYKEDLKANTVHHYALMTSLNIALDKKMFITQLDISSAYLYAELEEDLYIRAPPHMKLKGKAFKLNKSLYGLKQSGANWYKMIGSYLTNSCNMTELTGWPCVFKDENECFVCLFVDDMIVLSKDIKAANKLVKTLKKKFETKVIHDGKLDENNMATYDILGLEIEYTFGKKMTIGMENSLTEKLPHLGFDIEKDNKKFLVPGTPGEHIHKDNLVVEEDDYKEKVKQMQKAIGLLSYVGYKYRFDILYYVNILAQHTLYPSEQVEKLTKQLLNFVWQSKHKKLIWHANKHTKTNRITAITDASFANEEGFRSQLGHYYCLNGKVIGGRSSSEKLRVISSTEAEIYAVSESVPMLQGLACLVKQIDPSSSLRSKILTDSKPTISIVEDQSEVSRAFRNRFFGTRAFRLRDEARRNDLKFEYIKTEDNYADILTKPTSIAIFKKLTHSWVK is encoded by the coding sequence ATGGACAGAGGATCCGAATATACTAATAAGACAATTCGTAACTTCTTCAAGGAGTACGGAATAATCCCGTGCTACACTTCCGTAGGTGACTCAAAAGCAAACGGAGTAGCTGAACGCCTTAATTATACACTGCTCGATGATTGCCGGACACTGCTTCGCAGTAGCAATCTACCATTACATCTTTGGTTCTATGCAGTGCAGTTCTCGACGCTAATGAGGAACTCATTAATAACGTCCAGTGTTGGCACTTCCTCCAGGGCCAAAGCAGGCCTGACAGGACTAGATGTCAGCActattttaccatttggaCAACGTGTCATGGTAAATATTCCGCCAAAGAACAAACTTAGACCACGGGGTATAGTGGGATTCGCACTCACACCATCCGCGGAATCCCATGGCTATCTAATATACATCCCATCGAAACATACCGTCACTGACACTACGAACTACCTGATAATTCGGGGTGATCCTCACGACAGAACAGATGACGCCGACGCAGTCATTGCTCCCCTACTTGATCAACTCGAAGCCAGACAGGACGGTGAATTCGATAATAATATGTCCACCCATTCGGGTGGTATGGAAATGGATGTGTCAATCCATTCGGGTGGTACCATTCATCAAAGGCCTGTATCACCAACCCCAACAGCCGATAACCTATCTACCTCGTCGGGTGGTAATGACCCCATCCAAACTGGAACCACAGATACAACTGAAGTCATACCAGAGTATATCCCCGAGGGCAACAATGATGTTCTAGGACCAGACATCCATGATGATCCACCGGAACATACCAATGATGATCCTCCTGAACATACCAGTGACGAGATCGCTGATAATATCGAGGAACATGGTTCAAACATGATCAATGAAGATCCCCGaatcaatcttcaaagcgCAAACCATGCTGTCACCTATGATAATACAGAAGGTGACGATCAGCCCACGCAGAATGAACCAACGTCAAACCCCATAAATGATCCAGCAAACGATCACCCATCGTCCGCCATCATTGACAGCACTAAGACACCGGATCCAATTCCCGATACCGTCTCAAGAAGAaccatcaataatgatattgaccCAAGCAGTGCAATTGCATCCACAGTCGGAATACAGGCATCTGCTTACGATGATGTTGCTCCTATTACGGAAGATGAGCGCACCACATCATCGACCTCCACAGCAGAACTCGATCCACTTCCCAGCGAGGAAGACTCCCCCGTACCAGAGAGTACTACTGTAGCAACTCCCGATAGCGAAACACCTGAGTCTATCTCCAATGTGGGTGGTAACGATCAGTCTCCAGAAGTTAATGCTAAAAGtttagaagaaagaaagaatagaatttttcagtaccGTAATGGCGACATCCCGAGGGTAAAGCCACCAagtacaaaaagaaaaagtaattTAGCTCTaggtgaaattgaagataggACTCAACGCAAGAGACCAAAGCGTCATATACTTTATGTCAACGCAGTACACTCGAATCCAACTCCTCATGTTAAACCCTCCTTAAGTTACTATGAGGCAATtgtcaataatgatgataaaaatgatgcaaaaggATACAACGAAGCCTACATGAAGGAATATGaccaattgatcaaaatgaagacCTGGGATCCTAACAAACCTATGAATGAAAAGACGATCCCTAGACAACAAATAATAAACTCcatgtttattttcaacactaAGAGAGATGGAAGGAAGAAATGCAGATTCGTTGCAAGAGGTGACCAGCAGAAGGCTGGAACTTACAAAGAAGACCTCAAAGCAAACACGGTACATCATTACGCCCTGATGACCAGTCTCAACATAGCACTagacaagaaaatgtttatcACCCAATTAGACATATCCTCAGCGTACCTATACGctgaattggaagaagatctgTACATCAGAGCACCTCCACACATGAAgctcaaaggaaaagcaTTCAAGTTGAACAAGTCACTATATGGACTTAAGCAGAGCGGAGCGAACTGGTACAAGATGATTGGCAGTTACTTAACCAACTCTTGCAACATGACAGAATTAACCGGTTGGCCATGCGtgttcaaagatgaaaatgaatgtttTGTATGCCTCTTTGTAGACGACATGATCGTCCTGTCTAAAGATATCAAGGCAGCAAACAAACTGGTCAAAActctaaagaaaaagttcgAGACCAAAGTGATCCATGATGGGAAATTAGACGAAAACAACATGGCCACATACGATATTCTAGGACTGGAAATAGAATATACGTTcggaaagaaaatgacaataGGAATGGAAAACTCCTTAACCGAAAAGCTTCCACATTTAGGTTTTGATATCGAAAAGGATAACAAGAAGTTTCTTGTGCCAGGCACACCAGGTGAACATATCCACAAAGATAATCTGGtcgttgaagaagacgactacaaagaaaaggttaAGCAAATGCAGAAGGCTATAGGATTGCTATCATATGTGGGATACAAATATAGATTCGATATTCTATATTATGTGAACATCTTAGCTCAGCATACACTATACCCCTCAGAGCAAGTGGAGAAACTCACCAAACAGCTGTTGAACTTCGTGTGGCAGTCAAAACACAAAAAGCTGATTTGGCATGCCAACAAGCATACCAAGACAAATAGGATTACCGCTATCACTGACGCATCGTTTGCGAATGAAGAAGGATTCCGATCACAATTGGGCCATTACTACTGCCTAAATGGAAAAGTCATCGGTGGGAGATCTTCTAGCGAAAAACTGCGTGTCATATCATCTACCGAAGCAGAAATATATGCGGTAAGCGAGTCAGTCCCAATGTTACAAGGATTAGCATGCCTagtaaaacaaattgatccatcatcatcacttaGATCGAAGATACTAACTGACTCAAAACCTACTATATCAATAGTAGAGG